CAAATTTGGACTCTCCGACAAATGTCGGGAACGACATCGTAAACATCATCCAGATCGCGAGCGTTTGAGCACGGTGCTGCAGCCACGCCCCTTTTTTAAAGAAGAATGCCGGAATCGTACAGGAGATCAGCAACGCTGCACCTGCATAATACGAGTGGTCGGAAACACAGTTGTACACATAAGCAAAATTCCAGATATCATAAGCAATGATCCAAAACCAAAGTTGATCCGGCCATACCATGTCCTTGGACCGGTTTTTGCTTACCATAATGCCCATCCAACCGGAAATAGTAATAATGTTCAGCAAACCGGCGATTCCGTTCATAATATTCCATGGTCCGCCGATCATCATGACGCCGTCCACAATTCCATTTAAACTGTACACCTGGAAATCGCGGATCACCGCTTCAAGAATATTGAGAGCGAGAATGAAAGCTGGGAACATCAAGACGTACTTGTTCTTGTCCCACCCTTTAATGTACCTCAAGGCCATAAAACCAAGACAACCTGCCAGTGCGGAATAAACTTTGACCCAATGGAACCAGGTTCCTACGCTAGAGCCTTCCCCCGCTGTATTCGGCCATACCGCAACAGTCAGAATGATCGGCAGTACAAGAAAGAGAAACAGAGACACCCATTTGCTCATCCGCGCCAATTCATTCACAAGCATTAAACCCCCGAGCACCACAAACCACATCAAGACCGAGTACCAAGGCATCGCTTCGAAAAAAAACATGCATAACCCTCCTTTTGCAATGATGCAATCCCTATCTGCCTTGAATATAGCGCTTGGCGGAATAAGCATCAAATCCCGAGATTCCTTTCAGGACAAGGGCCCGCGGACTTTGCTTTAAAGGTAGGTTTACACTTTTTCAGTAGAGCTACCTTCACGGCAACTCCGCTTGCGAATCATGGAATTCATTACAATATAGTGTAAACAAAACTTGAAAGTAAAATATTGCAGAATAACACAAGCTGCAGCAGGTCAGAAATACCGTTCGACCAAAGATTTGGCATAGATGATGCAGTTCTCAAGCGTAGGAAAATTCATAATTTCTCCCGCAAAGTAGATGCCGTATTTTCCCTGCATATGTTCAAGCTGTGTATAGAAGCCTCTCTGAAGGGCGTCCATGTCCACATGGGGAAAATGATTCCAGCACTTCATCATGTAAAGCCGGATATTTTCTCCCCCCAGACTGGCAAGCGTAGCCTCGATGCTCTCCCGCATTTCGGAATCACTCATGCTTTCGCTTTCCGCCACATATACAGTGATCAGATCCGTCTCTGCTAGATCCGCCCATCTGTGATACCAAGCCATCATTTGGCCCTTGCGTCCTGGTCCCATATTACCCGGAATGTAACCTGACAGCTTCGGCATGTTGTCAACCCTGTAGGCGTAAACTCGAAACCGCTCATAAATAATACTCTCCAGCAGCTTACGGTCTTCAGGAGCCATATCCACCTTGTCTGGCAAATCCCGCAGTGAGGCTGTATAAATTACTTTGTCAAAGTACAGCGTTCCTTGATCGGTTTCAACCCTGACTCTGCCTGGCTCTTCCCTGTCAATACGATTCACCCCGCACGTAAGCCGCAGATCCGAAGCCTGATCGCCCATGCGCTTGACAAGCTCCGTTACCCCTTGGGGCCAGGAAATCATATGAGTGATTTCAATAAATGACATGAGGTTATCGTAATTAAGCAGCTTCAAAACATAAGCCGCCGGGACCTCATCGATGCTACCAAAACCAAATGCGCTGAAATAATGCATAAACACCTGTTTGAGTACAAACAACCCGTTTTCATCACACCAGGCGGCAAAAGGCTTGCATAGCTCCAGCGGAATATTAGCAAACCCCGGGGCTTTAATGAATTCATAGCGACCCAGCAGCTCCGGAAGATGTTTGAACTCTCTGGCAAAGTCCGACAGCTGCTCTACAGGAATTTGTGAGGTTGTATACCCGTCCCTGTTGAAAAATCCACGATCCAGCAGAGGGCCCTTATCCTGCAGATCAAACTCCTCCATTAGCTTCATCGTCATTTTGTATGACGGCAGACCAATCAAGGTGCCCATTTCATAGGTTTTCCCCTTGTACTCGATCGAGTGGCATTTGCCGCCAACCCGGTCCCCTTGTTCCATAATCGTCACGTGGCGGTAACCTTTCTTGCCCAATTCATAAGCGAGGGTCACGCCGGAGATTCCCGCACCTACGATCCCGATTTTTTCACCGTCCCTGATCATATCCCTCATCTCCTTGTATACAACCAGAGCGGCAATGGCTCCTGAACCCCTCTGAAATCAAGCACAATGTCAGAAGGGATTTTACCTTGGTTGTTCCCCTCCCCGAGAGGACGGGTATAGTTATAGTAATTCATGTATTCATTTAAGCGCTGCTCCAACGTGTCAAAGGAATCTATTCTTCCCTCGTGCCAAACCGGTTTATAAAATTCTTTTCCCAGAACCGTAGTGAATTCATGCAAAGGCTGAAATACCTCGGGATGATCGGCGCCATAGGTAACGGAGTTAATGTTGTGCTTGTGCAGATATTCTGTATACATGTGGTTTCCCCGCTCCCAGGCTGTCGAGAATTCCTGGCTTTTGTTGGTTACCAGATTATCGATCTCCAGATGAAAGGTTCTCAGCAATGGCATGATCTTAAAGCGCATAAAATCAATAAGTTGCATCGTTGACTTCTGATTGCACAGCTTCACCAGCGCTAGTCGCGAATAGGAGTCT
Above is a window of Paenibacillus uliginis N3/975 DNA encoding:
- a CDS encoding DUF5692 family protein; this translates as MFFFEAMPWYSVLMWFVVLGGLMLVNELARMSKWVSLFLFLVLPIILTVAVWPNTAGEGSSVGTWFHWVKVYSALAGCLGFMALRYIKGWDKNKYVLMFPAFILALNILEAVIRDFQVYSLNGIVDGVMMIGGPWNIMNGIAGLLNIITISGWMGIMVSKNRSKDMVWPDQLWFWIIAYDIWNFAYVYNCVSDHSYYAGAALLISCTIPAFFFKKGAWLQHRAQTLAIWMMFTMSFPTFVGESKFAVQSSHSETALWVASALSLAANIAVFVYHFYKISKHKRNPLKVEVYTDLKAYQAVAEHN
- a CDS encoding FAD-dependent oxidoreductase, translated to MIRDGEKIGIVGAGISGVTLAYELGKKGYRHVTIMEQGDRVGGKCHSIEYKGKTYEMGTLIGLPSYKMTMKLMEEFDLQDKGPLLDRGFFNRDGYTTSQIPVEQLSDFAREFKHLPELLGRYEFIKAPGFANIPLELCKPFAAWCDENGLFVLKQVFMHYFSAFGFGSIDEVPAAYVLKLLNYDNLMSFIEITHMISWPQGVTELVKRMGDQASDLRLTCGVNRIDREEPGRVRVETDQGTLYFDKVIYTASLRDLPDKVDMAPEDRKLLESIIYERFRVYAYRVDNMPKLSGYIPGNMGPGRKGQMMAWYHRWADLAETDLITVYVAESESMSDSEMRESIEATLASLGGENIRLYMMKCWNHFPHVDMDALQRGFYTQLEHMQGKYGIYFAGEIMNFPTLENCIIYAKSLVERYF